From Paenibacillus sp. PL2-23:
ACATACATGACTGCGAGGCGGGCGCAGACCGAGGAATCGGCATGCGTCAACGCTGGCGCGAAGGAGGCTGGCCATATGTACAATCGTAAAAAACCGCTAGAAGAAATTCCGCTTGAGAACACGAAGGTATGGACATGCGAAACCGAGGGCTGCAACAGCTGGATGAGGGATAACTTTGCATTCGAGCAGGTGCCGAGCTGTATTATGTGCAATGGAACGATGGTGAGCGGCGAGAAGATGCTGCCGGCGCTAGTGAATTCGACGGCGGAGATGAAGGGCTGATCGAGCCATGCAAACGGGCAAG
This genomic window contains:
- a CDS encoding cold-shock protein, which produces MYNRKKPLEEIPLENTKVWTCETEGCNSWMRDNFAFEQVPSCIMCNGTMVSGEKMLPALVNSTAEMKG